From a region of the Triticum aestivum cultivar Chinese Spring chromosome 7D, IWGSC CS RefSeq v2.1, whole genome shotgun sequence genome:
- the LOC123169841 gene encoding receptor kinase-like protein Xa21 → MAMGVMSFLWSLPAVLMIVMVIASDEAALLAFKAQVSDGSSLASWNSSADFCSWEGVTCSHRRPARVVELSLDSRALVGVLSPALGNLTFLRMLNLSFNWFHGEIPASLGRLRRLQRLDLNDNSFSGKFPVNLSSCIRLNKMGLHNNKIGGHIPAELGEKFISLAVISLRNNSFTGPIPGSLANLSYLRYLDFSANQLVGSIPPVLGSIQTMRFFSLSQNNLSGMLPPSLYNLSSLEIFDISHNMLYGSILDDIDNKFPKINGLYLGNNYFAGTIPSSISNLSNLIQLSLGFNRFSGYVPPTLGKLQALQHLHLSDTKLEANDNKGWEFITSLANCSQLGFLSLGGYSFEGLLPASVTNLSTTLQELYLLDSRVSGVIPADIGNLVGLTRLAIANNYISGVIPESIGKLENLVELALYNNSLSGLIPPSIGNLSQLNRLYAYYGNLEGPIPASLGELKNLFLLDLSTNYRLNGSIPREILKLSGLSWYLDLSYNSLSGPLPNEVGSLANLNQLILSGNQLSGKIPDSIQNCRVLDWLLLDNNLFEGSIPRSLTNIKGLSKLNLTMNKLSGNIPEALASIGNLQELYLAHNDFSGSIPAVLQNLTSLSKLDLSFNNLQGEVPDGGVFRNITYVAVVAGNINLCGGRPQLHLVPCSTSRISKNRKRMLKSLVISLATAGTILLSLLVIVLVWILRRKLRQSQKTLVQYSVAENHYERIPYHALLRGTNEFSDINLLGRGSYGAVYKCVLENEDRTLAIKVFNLGQSRYSKSFEVECEAMRRIRHRCLIKIITSCSSVDHQGQEFKALVFEFMPNGNLDGWLHPKSQEPTTNNTLSLAQRLDIAINIVDAVEYLHIYCQPLVIHCDLKPSNILLADDMSARVGDFGISRILQENTSERVQTSYSTIGIKGSIGYVAPEYGEGSVVSTHGDIYSLGILLLEMFTGKRPTDDRFIDSLDLHKFVEDALLDRTLEVADPTIWLHNEQHENNSIRTQKCLVSVLRLGISCSKQQPRERTLTGDAAAEMHAIRDAYLAFVS, encoded by the exons ATGGCAATGGGGGTCATGAGTTTCCTATGGTCATTACCAGCCGTCCTGATGATCGTCATGGTGATCGCCAGCGATGAGGCCGCGTTGCTTGCTTTTAAAGCACAAGTCAGCGATGGCAGCTCGCTGGCCTCCTGGAACAGCAGTGCTGATTTCTGCAGCTGGGAAGGCGTGACATGCAGCCACCGGAGGCCCGCGCGGGTGGTGGAGCTGAGCTTGGACAGCAGAGCGCTCGTCGGAGTACTCTCCCCAGCCCTAGGGAACCTCACGTTCCTGCGGATGCTCAACCTGAGCTTCAACTGGTTCCATGGGGAGATTCCAGCAAGCCTCGGCCGCCTCCGTCGCCTACAGAGGCTAGACTTGAACGACAACTCCTTCTCCGGCAAGTTCCCTGTAAACCTGAGCTCCTGCATCAGGCTGAACAAAATGGGACTACACAACAACAAGATTGGCGGCCACATCCCAGCTGAGCTCGGCGAAAAGTTCATATCCCTGGCAGTGATCTCGCTGAGGAACAACAGTTTCACAGGTCCCATCCCGGGGTCATTGGCCAATCTGTCCTATCTACGATATCTTGATTTCTCTGCCAACCAGCTAGTTGGCTCAATCCCACCAGTGCTCGGAAGCATCCAGACCATGCGGTTTTTCAGTCTCTCCCAAAACAACCTCTCTGGTATGCTTCCACCTTCTCTCTACAACTTGTCGTCGCTGGAAATTTTTGATATAAGTCACAATATGTTGTATGGAAGCATTCTGGATGATATCGACAACAAGTTCCCCAAGATAAATGGTCTTTACTTGGGTAATAATTACTTCGCGGGGACCATCCCTTCCTCAATATCTAATCTATCTAACCTCATACAACTCAGCCTGGGGTTCAATAGATTTAGTGGGTATGTGCCTCCCACATTGGGGAAGTTGCAAGCTCTCCAACATCTCCACTTGTCTGACACTAAGCTTGAAGCAAATGATAACAAAGGGTGGGAATTCATCACTTCTTTGGCAAACTGCAGCCAGTTGGGCTTCTTGTCACTCGGCGGCTACTCTTTCGAAGGATTGCTGCCAGCTTCAGTTACTAACCTCTCGACGACTCTTCAAGAGTTATACTTACTGGACAGTCGGGTCTCTGGAGTTATTCCTGCAGACATAGGCAATTTGGTTGGTCTCACCAGGCTTGCAATAGCAAACAATTATATCTCCGGAGTGATCCCAGAGAGCATCGGTAAGCTGGAAAACTTGGTTGAGCTAGCCTTGTATAACAATAGCTTGTCTGGCCTCATACCGCCGTCAATAGGGAACCTTTCACAGTTAAACAGGCTTTATGCATACTACGGAAACTTGGAGGGGCCCATTCCAGCAAGCCTGGGGGAGCTGAAAAACCTATTCTTACTTGATTTGTCAACAAACTACAGACTTAACGGTTCAATACCCAGAGAGATTTTGAAATTATCTGGCCTTTCTTGGTACTTGGACTTGTCATACAATTCCCTTTCAGGACCCCTTCCTAATGAGGTTGGTAGCTTGGCAAACCTCAACCAACTGATTCTATCAGGAAATCAGTTGTCTGGCAAGATACCGGATAGTATTCAGAATTGCAGAGTCTTGGACTGGTTATTATTAGACAATAATTTGTTCGAGGGGAGCATACCTCGATCACTGACAAATATAAAGGGGCTCAGTAAACTGAATCTGACCATGAATAAGCTCTCTGGTAATATTCCCGAGGCCCTTGCTAGTATTGGAAACCTGCAGGAACTGTACCTAGCACACAATGACTTTTCTGGATCAATCCCGGCAGTTCTACAGAATTTGACTTCATTGTCCAAATTGGATCTATCCTTTAATAATTTGCAAGGTGAGGTGCCAGATGGAGGTGTTTTCAGAAACATCACTTATGTAGCAGTTGTTGCTGGGAATATCAATCTGTGTGGTGGTAGACCTCAACTTCACTTGGTTCCATGTTCCACAAGCCGCATTAGCAAGAATAGAAAAAGGATGTTGAAGTCTCTTGTAATTTCTCTAGCAACAGCTGGAACAATCTTGTTGTCACTTTTGGTTATTGTTCTTGTTTGGATACTTCGTAGGAAGCTCAGACAAAGCCAGAAGACACTAGTGCAGTACTCAGTTGCTGAGAACCATTATGAAAGAATCCCCTATCATGCATTATTGAGAGGAACTAACGAATTTTCAGATATTAACTTGCTTGGGAGAGGAAGTTACGGTGCAGTTTATAAGTGTGTTTTGGAAAATGAGGACAGAACATTGGCTATCAAGGTGTTTAACCTCGGTCAATCCAGGTATTCCAAGAGTTTCGAGGTTGAATGTGAAGCCATGAGAAGGATACGACATCGTTGTCTCATAAAGATCATTACTTCTTGTTCAAGCGTCGACCACCAAGGTCAAGAGTTCAAGGCATTGGTGTTTGAGTTCATGCCAAATGGTAACTTGGATGGTTGGCTCCACCCAAAATCTCAAGAGCCCACTACAAACAACACGCTCAGCCTTGCCCAGAGGCTTGATATTGCTATCAATATTGTGGACGCAGTAGAATATCTGCACATCTATTGTCAACCATTGGTAATCCATTGTGATCTTAAGCCAAGCAACATTCTTCTTGCTGACGACATGAGCGCCCGCGTTGGAGACTTTGGCATATCAAGGATCCTTCAAGAAAATACAAGCGAGAGGGTGCAAACTTCATATAGCACAATTGGGATAAAAGGTTCCATTGGCTATGTTGCTCCAG AGTATGGAGAAGGCTCTGTGGTCTCAACTCACGGTGATATTTATAGTCTTGGCATATTGCTGCTTGAGATGTTTACCGGAAAGCGCCCAACAGATGACAGGTTCATAGATTCACTGGATCTGCATAAGTTTGTCGAGGATGCTCTTCTAGATAGAACCTTGGAGGTAGCTGACCCAACAATCTGGCTGCACAACGAACAACATGAGAACAATAGTATTAGAACACAGAAGTGCTTGGTTTCAGTGTTGAGGCTTGGCATATCCTGCTCAAAGCAACAGCCTCGAGAACGGACATTGACCGGAGATGCAGCAGCAGAGATGCATGCAATTAGAGATGCATACCTCGCGTTTGTTAGCTAG
- the LOC123168816 gene encoding protein NRT1/ PTR FAMILY 5.1, whose amino-acid sequence MEELKPEFTKDGSVDLRGRPVVAARTGRWKACSFLVGYEAFERMAFYGVASNLVVYLTTQMRQETVPSVRSVNNWTGTVWMTPIAGAYVADAFLGRFWTFTVSSLIYLSGMVLITLAVSLKPLHPQCTAGGDCAPATRQQVAFLYAALYTMAIGAGGTKPNISTFGADQFDDFDAREREVKASFFNWWLFSSFAGGLVAVLVLVYVQEEVGWGVGYTIPTVGLALSLVLFYVGTPFYRHKPVTRSTAAGPARLIGKVLRVAYANRGCPLTGELHEHDKAWYAAVGKRLLLHTEGNFRCLDKAAIRERETCTVTEVEEVKLIAGMIVVWLVTLVPCTIWAQVNTLFVKQGTTLDRSVGGVRIPAASLGSFVTISMLVSIPIYDRVLVPLARRRTGNPRGITLLQRLGVGCALQVLVVACACLVEARRMRVIRERGARGPHDTVPMSVFWMLPQYVLLGVGDVFNSVGILEFFYNQSPEGMRSLGTTFFTSGLGAGNFLNSLLVTLVDRATATRGSWIGDNLNDSHLDYYYAFLLLLTVANMALFVWVAMRYKYKREFLEDSGAMETERETEMVAGGKAKADLPRLPDNTTRDRAYILE is encoded by the exons ATGGAGGAGCTCAAGCCGGAGTTCACAAAGGACGGCTCCGTCGACCTCCGCGGCCGGCCGGTCGTCGCCGCCCGGACCGGCCGCTGGAAGGCCTGCTCCTTCCTAGTCG GGTACGAGGCGTTCGAGCGGATGGCGTTCTACGGGGTGGCGTCGAACCTGGTGGTGTACCTGACGACGCAGATGCGGCAGGAGACGGTGCCGTCGGTGCGCAGCGTCAACAACTGGACGGGCACGGTGTGGATGACGCCCATCGCCGGAGCCTACGTCGCCGACGCCTTCCTCGGCCGCTTCTGGACCTTCACCGTCTCCTCCCTCATCTACCTCTCG GGAATGGTTCTGATAACCCTGGCCGTCTCCCTGAAGCCGCTGCACCCGCAGTGCACGGCGGGCGGCGACTGCGCCCCGGCGACGCGGCAGCAGGTCGCCTTCCTGTACGCGGCGCTCTACACCATGGCCATCGGCGCGGGCGGGACCAAGCCCAACATCTCGACCTTCGGCGCGGACCAGTTCGACGACTTCGACGCGCGGGAGCGCGAGGTCAAGGCCTCCTTCTTCAACTGGTGGCTGTTCAGCTCCTTCGCCGGCGGCCTCGTCGCCGTGCTCGTCCTCGTCTACGTGCAGGAGGAGGTCGGCTGGGGCGTCGGGTACACGATCCCCACGGTCGGCCTCGCcctgtctctcgtgttgttctacGTGGGCACGCCCTTCTACCGGCACAAGCCGGTCACGCGGAGCACGGCGGCCGGCCCGGCGAGGCTGATCGGCAAGGTGCTCAGGGTGGCGTACGCGAACCGGGGATGCCCGCTCACCGGCGAGCTGCACGAGCATGACAAGGCGTGGTACGCCGCGGTTGGGAAGCGGCTTCTGCTCCACACGGAGGGTAATTTCAGGTGCCTGGACAAGGCGGCGATCCGTGAGCGTGAGACGTGCACGGTGACCGAGGTCGAGGAGGTGAAGCTGATCGCCGGCATGATCGTGGTGTGGCTGGTGACCCTGGTGCCCTGCACCATCTGGGCGCAGGTGAACACCCTGTTCGTGAAGCAAGGGACGACGCTGGACCGGTCCGTCGGCGGCGTCCGCATCCCGGCCGCGTCCCTGGGCAGCTTCGTCACCATCTCCATGCTGGTCTCGATCCCGATCTACGACCGCGTGCTGGTGCCGCTGGCCCGGCGGCGCACGGGCAACCCGCGGGGCATCACCCTCCTGCAGCGCCTCGGCGTCGGCTGCGCGCTGCAGGTGCTCGTCGTGGCCTGCGCCTGCCTGGTGGAGGCCCGGCGCATGCGCGTGATCCGGGAGCGCGGCGCCCGCGGCCCCCACGACACGGTGCCGATGAGCGTCTTCTGGATGCTGCCGCAGTACGTGCTGCTGGGCGTCGGCGACGTGTTCAACTCCGTGGGCATCCTCGAGTTCTTCTACAACCAGTCGCCGGAGGGGATGCGGAGCCTCggcaccaccttcttcaccagcggGCTCGGCGCCGGGAACTTCCTCAACAGCCTGCTCGTGACGCTCGTCGACCGGGCCACCGCCACCCGGGGGAGCTGGATCGGCGACAACCTCAATGACTCGCACCTCGACTACTACTACGCGTTCCTGCTGCTCCTCACCGTGGCCAACATGGCGCTCTTCGTGTGGGTGGCCATGAGGTACAAGTACAAGAGAGAGTTCTTGGAGGACAGCGGCGCAATGGAGACGGAGAGGGAGACTGAGATGGTGGCCGGCGGCAAGGCGAAGGCGGACCTGCCGCGTCTGCCTGACAACACAACAAGGGACAGAGCATATATACTGGAGTAG